A DNA window from Caulobacter mirabilis contains the following coding sequences:
- a CDS encoding family 20 glycosylhydrolase — MPSSLPSAPWRGVFLAACAAVLSAAFPASAETSSLALTPAPRLVEQAAGAFPLDRGVEIVVPDGDAGARNAASFLAGLIARSHGFTPDIREGAAGARPAIVFETSQVSGPEAYALTVGPDRAVIQASGDGGRLYGATTFWQLATQAPGARTVPAVRVEDAPRFGWRGLMLDSARHFQSVEFIKRFIDQMAVYKLNVLHWHLTDDQGWRLEIRKYPRLTGAGACRVPAGEAQKDIDPATGRPREYCGYYTQDQVREIVAYAAARNITIVPEIDMPGHAQAALVAYPEIGAALTPPKTVEADWGVFPYLFGVDDTAMGFARDVLDEVVELFPSPYIHVGGDEAVKDQWKANPAVQARMKALGVKDEHALQSWFIHELELHLKARGRRLIGWDEILEGGLAPDATVMSWRGLDGAVAAARMGHDTVLSPQPMLYLNHRQSGAPEEQPGRGKVVTLKEVYAFDPAPSQMTVDERRHVLGVQATLWTEHMRTEDRVWRSAWPRAAAVAEAGWSDEGRRSWAGFSARLPVETARLALLGNPFDILALEPTLVADRAGRRVRVGLGVPAGAGEIRYTTDGSTPTAKSPLYGEPITVPLDATVQARTFVDGRPLGEARRWTADARLAGTRYSGQLAMCSDKLNLALEDDAPLRGERAVFLIDILEPCWRWNAADLTGVSRIEVAVGQLPFNFQIGKDIEKITFRPPATPAGELEVRAGGCKGERIGVLPLAPAVDNPAVTVLTGAIASRSGKQDLCFTFTQRGVEPMWAIDRVTLVPGAMAGGK, encoded by the coding sequence ATGCCTTCGAGCCTTCCTTCGGCGCCCTGGCGGGGCGTCTTCCTGGCCGCCTGCGCGGCGGTCCTGAGCGCCGCTTTCCCGGCCTCGGCCGAGACCTCATCCCTTGCCCTGACGCCCGCGCCGCGGCTGGTCGAACAGGCCGCCGGCGCCTTTCCGCTCGATCGCGGCGTCGAGATCGTCGTTCCGGATGGCGACGCGGGCGCGCGAAACGCGGCGTCCTTTCTCGCGGGCCTGATCGCACGGAGTCACGGCTTCACGCCGGATATCCGCGAAGGCGCGGCGGGCGCGCGTCCGGCCATCGTCTTCGAGACGAGCCAAGTCTCTGGCCCCGAAGCCTATGCTCTGACAGTGGGCCCAGACCGGGCGGTGATCCAAGCTTCGGGCGATGGCGGCCGGCTGTACGGCGCCACGACCTTCTGGCAGCTGGCGACCCAGGCGCCGGGCGCCAGGACCGTTCCCGCGGTTCGCGTGGAGGACGCGCCCAGATTCGGCTGGCGCGGGCTGATGCTGGATTCGGCTCGCCATTTCCAGAGCGTGGAATTCATCAAGCGGTTCATCGACCAGATGGCCGTCTACAAGCTGAACGTTCTTCACTGGCACCTGACGGATGACCAGGGCTGGCGCCTGGAGATCCGCAAGTATCCGCGCCTGACCGGGGCCGGCGCCTGTCGCGTCCCGGCTGGCGAGGCGCAGAAGGACATCGACCCCGCGACCGGCCGGCCGCGCGAGTACTGCGGCTACTACACGCAGGATCAGGTCCGCGAGATCGTCGCCTACGCCGCGGCGCGCAACATCACCATCGTGCCCGAGATCGACATGCCGGGTCACGCCCAGGCCGCTCTGGTCGCTTATCCCGAAATCGGCGCGGCTCTGACGCCGCCGAAGACGGTCGAGGCCGACTGGGGCGTTTTCCCCTACCTGTTTGGCGTCGACGACACGGCGATGGGCTTCGCCCGCGATGTGCTTGACGAAGTCGTGGAGCTGTTCCCGAGCCCCTACATTCACGTCGGCGGGGATGAGGCGGTCAAGGATCAGTGGAAGGCCAATCCGGCCGTTCAGGCGCGGATGAAGGCGTTGGGCGTCAAGGACGAACATGCGCTGCAGTCCTGGTTCATCCACGAGCTCGAGCTGCATCTGAAGGCGCGCGGCCGGCGTCTGATCGGCTGGGACGAGATCCTCGAAGGCGGCTTGGCGCCGGACGCGACGGTGATGTCGTGGCGCGGGTTGGACGGCGCCGTCGCCGCGGCCCGGATGGGCCACGACACCGTCCTTTCGCCGCAGCCGATGCTCTATCTGAACCATCGCCAAAGCGGCGCGCCGGAGGAGCAGCCTGGCCGCGGCAAGGTGGTGACGCTGAAAGAGGTCTACGCCTTCGACCCCGCGCCGTCGCAGATGACGGTCGATGAGCGGCGGCACGTGCTTGGCGTCCAGGCGACGCTCTGGACCGAACATATGCGCACCGAGGATCGGGTCTGGCGCTCGGCCTGGCCGCGCGCGGCCGCCGTGGCCGAAGCCGGTTGGAGTGATGAGGGGCGCCGCAGTTGGGCCGGATTCAGCGCCCGCCTGCCGGTCGAGACGGCGCGGTTGGCGCTGCTCGGCAATCCGTTCGACATCCTGGCTCTGGAGCCGACGCTGGTCGCTGACCGCGCAGGGCGGCGGGTCCGAGTGGGGCTCGGCGTTCCCGCCGGCGCCGGCGAGATCCGCTACACGACCGACGGATCGACTCCGACGGCGAAGTCGCCGCTGTATGGCGAGCCCATCACGGTTCCGCTGGATGCGACGGTGCAGGCGCGGACCTTCGTCGACGGGCGACCGCTCGGCGAAGCGCGGCGTTGGACGGCCGACGCCCGGCTGGCCGGAACCCGTTACAGCGGGCAGCTGGCGATGTGTTCCGACAAGTTGAATCTGGCGCTGGAGGACGACGCCCCCCTGCGCGGCGAACGGGCGGTGTTCCTGATCGACATCCTGGAGCCCTGCTGGCGTTGGAACGCCGCCGATCTGACCGGCGTCTCGCGCATCGAGGTCGCGGTCGGACAGCTGCCGTTCAACTTCCAGATCGGCAAGGATATCGAGAAGATCACCTTCCGCCCGCCGGCGACCCCGGCCGGAGAACTCGAGGTGCGGGCTGGCGGCTGCAAGGGCGAGCGGATCGGCGTTCTGCCTCTGGCTCCCGCGGTCGACAATCCGGCCGTCACCGTCCTGACCGGCGCGATCGCATCGCGAAGCGGCAAGCAGGATCTCTGCTTCACCTTCACCCAGCGGGGCGTCGAGCCGATGTGGGCGATCGATCGCGTCACCCTCGTTCCCGGCGCGATGGCCGGCGGGAAGTAG
- a CDS encoding TonB-dependent receptor, with product MAASPALAADEPKATDVEAVVITGIRASLQEALESKRKADQVVEVITAEDIGKFPDMNVADSLGRVTGVNVVTGSAAAGGFGENERIAIRGTDPNLNLTLLNGHGVATGDWFVLDQTSGGRSFNFSMLPSELVGRMEVIKSAQANIPEGGVGGTVNVHTRNPLDLPAFTVNMSAQGAYASRPDKWTPQLSGMISWKNDAATLGILVGLFYEAREFRRDGQEFLGYGDVPNFAGTGQTVKVPNLIGWSYFTQERIRKGGNFAIQWEPSDRAALTLSGLYTKMDADNVNVNSMLWGSWLVGNAMSALTSYTIKDGYLTAASWGPMAGATPVRGRVQDDIFRTAHSTSWFLNLDGRYELTDRLSVSGQIGYAEGEGVTSDSAAWETYWHTGASYEFKGKRADVSYPQLPSDPTSPAYLNNFFGWSWGGKVESPDTEFYAKGDVDYQVDEGSVRSMHFGARYTDHTRELTNTAYAWAGNGINSGASTVDLGSVYKGDQTPSNYFDGIGPGIRYSLANRQAVFDLLNSTHGGRQFAFYPPASFAVSEKTAAVYAMANLGGDRWRGNIGVRAVHTSQETTQYSGQAPVLTIDNVFGRFGKIETSRDYWDILPSANIAFDLTDDIILRGSAAKVMSRPGYAQLAGAVSLIETTLTGTAGGNPSLDPFRAKQFNLGAEWYYGKEALLALNFFYLDIESYVTMSDPYPEVHRTPQNPNGATFRMQRPINGGGGTNKGFEISLQQPVAYGFGFIVNYTYADAKTDAGAPIDGNSKNTYNLTGYFENDWLSARLAYNFRSKFKSGNDRGSDMWQDDIGSLDASISVSVSDNVALTFDAQNLTDQQLYYYVDNPNIPRAVYDNGRTFYVGARAKF from the coding sequence TTGGCGGCGTCTCCGGCGCTGGCGGCCGACGAGCCGAAGGCGACGGACGTAGAGGCGGTCGTCATCACCGGCATCCGCGCCTCGCTCCAGGAAGCCCTGGAGTCGAAGCGAAAGGCCGATCAGGTGGTCGAAGTGATCACCGCCGAAGATATCGGCAAGTTCCCCGACATGAACGTGGCCGACTCGCTCGGTCGCGTTACGGGCGTCAATGTCGTCACCGGTTCGGCCGCCGCCGGCGGTTTCGGTGAGAATGAGCGGATCGCGATCCGCGGCACCGATCCGAACCTGAACCTGACGCTGTTGAACGGGCACGGCGTCGCCACCGGCGATTGGTTCGTCCTCGACCAGACCAGCGGCGGCCGCAGCTTCAACTTCAGCATGCTGCCGTCCGAGCTGGTCGGCCGGATGGAAGTCATCAAGAGCGCCCAGGCGAACATCCCGGAAGGCGGCGTGGGCGGCACGGTCAACGTCCACACCCGCAATCCGCTGGATCTGCCCGCCTTCACCGTCAACATGTCGGCGCAAGGCGCCTATGCTAGTCGTCCCGACAAGTGGACGCCGCAGCTCTCCGGCATGATCAGCTGGAAGAACGACGCCGCCACGCTCGGCATCCTGGTCGGCCTGTTCTACGAAGCGCGCGAGTTCCGCCGCGACGGCCAGGAGTTCCTCGGCTACGGCGACGTGCCGAACTTCGCCGGCACCGGCCAGACCGTGAAGGTCCCGAACCTCATCGGCTGGTCCTACTTCACCCAGGAACGCATCCGTAAGGGCGGCAATTTCGCGATCCAGTGGGAGCCCAGCGACCGTGCAGCGCTGACGTTGTCGGGCCTCTACACCAAGATGGACGCTGACAACGTCAACGTGAACTCCATGCTGTGGGGCAGTTGGCTGGTCGGCAACGCGATGAGCGCGCTGACCTCCTACACGATCAAGGACGGCTACCTCACGGCGGCCTCCTGGGGTCCGATGGCCGGCGCCACGCCGGTGCGGGGCCGCGTCCAGGACGACATCTTCCGGACGGCGCATTCGACGTCCTGGTTCCTGAACCTGGACGGCCGCTACGAGCTGACGGACAGGCTGAGCGTGTCCGGCCAGATCGGCTACGCCGAGGGCGAGGGCGTGACCAGCGACAGCGCGGCCTGGGAAACCTACTGGCACACCGGCGCCAGCTACGAGTTCAAGGGCAAGCGCGCGGATGTTTCCTATCCGCAGCTGCCGTCGGACCCGACCTCGCCGGCCTATCTGAACAACTTCTTCGGCTGGTCGTGGGGCGGCAAGGTCGAGTCGCCGGACACCGAGTTCTACGCCAAGGGCGATGTCGACTATCAGGTCGACGAGGGGTCGGTGCGGTCGATGCACTTCGGCGCCCGCTACACCGACCATACGCGCGAGCTGACCAATACGGCCTATGCCTGGGCCGGCAACGGGATCAACTCAGGCGCCTCAACCGTCGATCTCGGTTCGGTGTATAAGGGCGACCAGACTCCGAGCAACTACTTCGACGGCATCGGCCCCGGCATCCGGTACTCGCTGGCGAACCGTCAGGCGGTGTTCGATCTGCTGAACAGCACCCATGGCGGCCGCCAGTTCGCCTTCTACCCGCCGGCGAGCTTCGCCGTGTCGGAGAAGACGGCGGCGGTCTACGCGATGGCCAACCTGGGCGGCGACCGCTGGCGCGGGAACATCGGCGTCCGGGCGGTCCATACCTCTCAGGAAACCACCCAGTACTCGGGCCAGGCCCCGGTGCTGACCATCGACAATGTGTTCGGCAGGTTCGGTAAGATCGAGACCTCGCGCGACTACTGGGACATCCTGCCCAGCGCGAACATCGCCTTCGACCTGACTGACGACATCATCCTGCGCGGTTCGGCGGCCAAGGTCATGTCGCGGCCAGGCTACGCTCAGCTCGCCGGCGCGGTTTCGCTGATCGAGACGACGCTCACCGGCACCGCCGGCGGCAACCCGAGCCTGGATCCCTTCCGCGCCAAGCAGTTCAACCTCGGCGCCGAGTGGTACTACGGCAAGGAGGCCCTGCTCGCGCTGAACTTCTTCTACCTCGACATCGAGAGCTATGTGACGATGTCGGATCCCTACCCGGAGGTTCACCGGACACCGCAGAATCCGAACGGCGCAACCTTCCGGATGCAGCGGCCGATCAACGGCGGCGGCGGCACCAACAAGGGCTTCGAGATCAGCCTCCAGCAACCGGTGGCTTACGGTTTCGGCTTCATCGTCAACTACACCTACGCCGACGCCAAGACGGATGCGGGCGCGCCGATCGACGGCAACTCGAAGAACACCTACAACCTGACCGGCTACTTCGAGAACGACTGGCTCAGCGCCCGTCTGGCCTACAACTTCCGCTCCAAGTTCAAGAGCGGCAACGACCGCGGCTCAGACATGTGGCAGGACGACATCGGCTCGCTCGATGCGTCGATCAGCGTGAGCGTGTCGGACAATGTCGCGCTGACGTTCGACGCCCAGAACCTGACGGATCAGCAACTCTACTACTACGTCGACAACCCGAATATCCCCCGGGCGGTCTACGACAACGGGCGCACCTTCTACGTCGGCGCTCGGGCCAAGTTCTAG
- a CDS encoding GntR family transcriptional regulator, whose amino-acid sequence MFSERVGRLDEHDPAPLYRQLQRALRDAIQSKVLAPEDALPAERDLADDFKVSRITVRKALDGLVAEGLLTRRQGAGTFVAARVEKSFSKLSSFSEDMLSRGRTPHSVWLNRSAGTVTPEESLRLGLSPGSPVYRFNRIRYADDAPMALEYSTVPGFTLPSTEVVEASLYEALASHDARPVRALQRLRAVLLNAEQAQLMGVQPGDAALLIERRGFAKDGRTVEFTQSYYRGDAYDFVAELNDLS is encoded by the coding sequence ATGTTTTCCGAGCGGGTCGGGCGGCTCGACGAGCACGACCCCGCTCCGCTGTATCGCCAGCTGCAGCGCGCGCTGCGCGACGCCATCCAGTCCAAGGTCCTGGCGCCGGAAGACGCGCTGCCCGCCGAACGCGACCTGGCCGACGACTTCAAGGTTTCGCGCATCACCGTCCGCAAGGCGCTCGATGGCCTGGTCGCCGAGGGATTGCTCACGCGGCGGCAGGGCGCCGGGACCTTCGTCGCCGCGCGCGTAGAGAAGAGCTTCTCCAAGCTGTCCTCGTTCTCCGAAGACATGCTGTCCCGCGGGCGCACCCCGCACAGCGTCTGGCTGAACCGATCGGCCGGAACCGTGACACCGGAGGAGTCTCTGCGGCTGGGCCTGTCGCCCGGTTCGCCCGTCTACCGCTTCAACCGGATCCGCTACGCCGACGATGCGCCGATGGCGCTGGAGTATTCGACGGTGCCCGGCTTCACCCTGCCCTCGACCGAGGTCGTCGAGGCGTCGCTCTACGAGGCGCTCGCTTCCCATGACGCCAGACCGGTGCGCGCCCTGCAGCGCCTGCGCGCGGTTCTGCTGAACGCCGAGCAGGCCCAGCTCATGGGCGTGCAGCCCGGCGATGCGGCCTTGCTGATAGAGCGCCGGGGGTTCGCCAAGGACGGCCGGACCGTGGAGTTCACCCAGTCCTACTACCGCGGCGACGCCTACGACTTCGTCGCCGAACTCAATGATCTGTCTTGA
- a CDS encoding SIS domain-containing protein, with product MESSNVKRNPGSPEGSRMFLETAQAPGAVAGQLEINGERMARLGARLREMNPRAVVTCARGSSDHAATYGRYLLEMRAGVLTSSFSPSVSSVYARTPNFEGVVYLAISQSGRSPDLLAATEAAKKAGAYVVVLVNDINAPLAELADEAIPLRAGPETSVAATKSYITSLTALANLAAAWTDDKALLCALDQLPEQLTEALALDWSPAVEALAPATNLFVIGRGPGFGVAQEAALKLKETCGLHAEAFSAAEVAHGPRALVKPGFPTLVFAQDDETRAGVEATAADLAARGANMLFAGVNGPEGALPALAAHPALEPILMIQSFYRMANALSFRRGFDPDQPPNLRKVTETR from the coding sequence ATGGAGTCGTCGAACGTGAAGCGGAACCCAGGCTCGCCGGAAGGCTCGCGGATGTTCCTCGAGACGGCGCAGGCGCCCGGAGCGGTCGCCGGCCAGCTCGAGATCAACGGCGAGCGGATGGCCCGCCTGGGCGCCCGGCTGCGCGAGATGAACCCGCGAGCGGTCGTCACCTGCGCCCGGGGCAGTTCGGACCACGCCGCCACCTATGGCCGCTATCTGCTGGAGATGCGGGCCGGCGTGCTGACCTCGTCCTTTTCGCCGTCGGTGAGCTCGGTCTACGCCCGCACGCCGAACTTCGAGGGCGTCGTCTATCTGGCCATCTCCCAGTCGGGCCGCAGCCCCGACCTGCTGGCCGCGACCGAAGCCGCCAAGAAGGCCGGCGCCTATGTCGTCGTCCTGGTCAACGACATCAACGCGCCGCTGGCCGAGCTGGCCGACGAGGCGATCCCCCTGCGCGCGGGTCCGGAAACCAGCGTCGCCGCGACCAAGTCCTACATCACCAGTCTGACGGCGCTGGCCAACCTGGCCGCAGCCTGGACCGACGACAAGGCGCTGCTGTGCGCGCTGGACCAACTGCCCGAACAGCTGACCGAAGCGCTGGCGCTGGACTGGTCGCCGGCGGTCGAGGCCCTGGCGCCCGCGACCAACCTGTTCGTCATCGGCCGAGGACCAGGTTTCGGCGTCGCCCAGGAGGCGGCGCTCAAGCTGAAGGAGACCTGCGGCCTGCACGCGGAGGCGTTCAGCGCCGCCGAGGTGGCCCACGGCCCCCGCGCCCTGGTCAAGCCGGGCTTCCCGACCCTGGTCTTCGCCCAGGACGACGAGACGCGAGCCGGCGTCGAGGCCACCGCCGCCGACCTGGCCGCTCGGGGCGCCAACATGCTGTTCGCAGGCGTCAACGGCCCTGAAGGCGCGCTGCCGGCCCTGGCCGCGCATCCCGCGCTGGAGCCGATCCTGATGATCCAGAGTTTCTATCGCATGGCGAACGCGTTGTCCTTCCGGCGCGGGTTCGATCCCGACCAGCCGCCGAACCTGCGCAAAGTGACCGAAACCCGCTGA
- the nagA gene encoding N-acetylglucosamine-6-phosphate deacetylase — protein sequence MITALVNGRVLTEAGVIEDRVVLIEDGRILALADAAPEGARIQDLSEGLLLPGFIDTQVNGGGGVLFNDAPTVETIERIGAAHRRFGTTGFLPTLISDDLSVVRQAIKAVDEAIARGVPGVLGIHVEGPFLNARRKGIHDSTKFRALDDEAFEVLTGLGRGRTLVTLAPETTTPETIARLAAAGIIVSAGHTNATYATIRSALDNGLRGFTHLFNAMSPLTHREPGVVGAALEDRHAWCGLIVDGRHVAPPVLRITMAARPRDRLMLVTDAMPSVGTDETTFVLQGRAISVRNGVCVDEHGTLAGSHLDMASAVRNTVGLTGVSLAEASLMASGSPAAFLRLETERGAIAPGRRADLVLADDELRVFETWIDGRPSGARFA from the coding sequence ATGATCACCGCGCTCGTCAACGGCCGCGTCCTGACGGAAGCCGGCGTCATCGAAGATCGCGTCGTCCTCATCGAGGACGGCCGCATCCTGGCGCTCGCCGACGCCGCGCCGGAGGGCGCCCGGATCCAGGATCTGAGCGAGGGGCTGCTGCTGCCCGGCTTCATCGACACCCAGGTCAACGGCGGCGGCGGCGTGCTGTTCAACGATGCGCCTACGGTGGAGACCATCGAACGGATCGGCGCGGCGCATCGCCGCTTCGGCACGACCGGTTTCCTGCCGACCCTGATCAGCGACGACCTCAGCGTGGTCCGGCAGGCGATCAAGGCGGTCGATGAAGCGATCGCGCGCGGCGTTCCGGGCGTCCTCGGGATCCACGTCGAAGGGCCCTTCCTGAACGCCCGGCGAAAGGGCATCCACGACTCGACCAAGTTCCGCGCCCTGGACGACGAAGCCTTCGAGGTCCTCACCGGTCTGGGGCGCGGCCGCACCCTGGTCACCCTGGCGCCCGAAACCACGACGCCGGAGACGATTGCTCGACTGGCCGCAGCCGGCATCATCGTCTCCGCCGGCCACACCAACGCCACCTACGCCACCATCCGGTCGGCGCTCGACAATGGCCTGCGCGGCTTCACCCACCTGTTCAACGCCATGTCCCCACTGACCCATCGCGAGCCGGGCGTGGTCGGCGCGGCGCTGGAAGACCGCCACGCCTGGTGCGGCCTAATCGTGGATGGCCGCCACGTCGCCCCGCCGGTCCTGCGGATCACCATGGCCGCGCGCCCGCGCGATCGCCTGATGCTGGTCACGGACGCGATGCCGAGCGTCGGCACCGACGAGACGACATTCGTCCTTCAGGGCCGCGCGATCAGCGTCCGCAACGGCGTCTGCGTCGATGAGCACGGCACGCTGGCGGGATCCCACCTCGACATGGCCTCGGCGGTGCGAAACACCGTCGGCCTGACCGGCGTCTCGCTGGCCGAGGCGTCGCTCATGGCGTCCGGCTCTCCGGCGGCCTTCCTGCGGCTGGAAACGGAACGCGGCGCCATCGCGCCGGGCCGACGCGCCGATCTGGTGCTGGCGGACGACGAGTTGCGGGTGTTCGAGACCTGGATCGACGGCCGCCCTTCGGGAGCCCGCTTCGCCTAG
- a CDS encoding helix-turn-helix transcriptional regulator, protein MLDDLTRATVFRFLQDAQGLSSLEELNRRFMGAVQAMGFTGAVYIRLSANGQALPPRPVFGEPPPGWVDHYFANNYARFDTAIPMSFQSREPFTWSEAALRGVDRKTDTLFGEAFEWWNSEVLICPVRGINGGLSIVDLTMERGRQLSEMERSTAHALASLYAVAGEGFMEAPAPQPTLEKALTQREMECVYWVCLAKSDDEIGQILSISRKTANHHIEAAKAKLGAGSRANLAWRAFALGLVQPPLF, encoded by the coding sequence ATGCTAGACGACCTGACGCGCGCGACGGTTTTCCGGTTCCTGCAAGACGCCCAGGGACTCTCTTCCCTTGAGGAGCTGAACCGGCGCTTCATGGGCGCGGTGCAGGCCATGGGGTTCACTGGAGCGGTCTACATCCGCCTGTCGGCGAACGGTCAGGCCCTGCCGCCCCGTCCCGTGTTCGGCGAGCCGCCGCCAGGCTGGGTCGACCACTACTTCGCCAACAACTACGCCCGGTTCGACACCGCCATTCCGATGTCGTTCCAGTCGCGCGAGCCGTTCACCTGGAGCGAGGCCGCCCTGCGCGGCGTCGATCGCAAGACCGACACCCTGTTCGGCGAGGCCTTCGAGTGGTGGAACTCCGAAGTCCTCATCTGCCCGGTTCGCGGCATCAACGGCGGGCTGTCGATCGTCGATCTGACCATGGAGCGCGGCCGGCAGCTCAGCGAGATGGAGCGCTCGACCGCGCACGCCCTGGCCAGCCTCTACGCGGTGGCCGGCGAGGGCTTCATGGAAGCCCCTGCGCCCCAGCCCACGCTGGAGAAGGCGCTGACCCAGCGCGAGATGGAATGCGTCTACTGGGTCTGCCTGGCCAAGTCGGACGATGAGATCGGCCAGATTCTGTCGATCTCCCGCAAGACGGCCAACCACCACATAGAGGCGGCCAAGGCCAAACTGGGCGCGGGCAGCCGCGCGAATCTGGCCTGGCGCGCCTTCGCCCTGGGTCTGGTGCAGCCGCCGCTCTTCTGA
- a CDS encoding acyl-homoserine-lactone synthase, translating into MIHVVTHEQRPFYAVQLEAMHRRRREVFIDERGWNLEERNGGEYDPGDDDQAIYLMMLDIAGRLQVSVRVRPVLDWSILIDEMPGCVEGDAETLRRADVWEMARHLANGAGSAIGEARTRAAEFRIALLEAAREHGVNRLVGSVDVGLLAHGIRAWLDLKPLGVPVVYPEGGAAVGYEIPVTDDLIARLRAMHGIHEAVAYEMTGLPPGGLTPAILEQAMRADRSWPLRKVA; encoded by the coding sequence ATGATCCACGTCGTCACCCACGAACAACGGCCGTTCTACGCGGTCCAGCTGGAGGCGATGCATCGACGCCGGCGCGAGGTCTTCATCGACGAACGCGGCTGGAACCTCGAGGAACGCAACGGCGGCGAATACGACCCCGGCGACGACGATCAGGCCATCTATCTGATGATGCTCGATATCGCCGGGCGCCTGCAGGTGTCCGTCCGCGTCAGGCCCGTCCTGGACTGGAGCATCCTGATCGACGAGATGCCGGGCTGTGTGGAGGGCGACGCCGAGACTCTGCGCCGCGCCGATGTCTGGGAAATGGCCCGGCACCTCGCCAACGGCGCCGGCAGCGCGATCGGCGAAGCCCGCACCCGCGCCGCCGAGTTCCGCATCGCCCTTCTGGAAGCCGCCCGCGAGCATGGCGTCAACCGGCTGGTCGGTTCGGTCGACGTCGGACTTCTCGCCCACGGCATCCGCGCCTGGCTGGACCTGAAGCCGCTCGGCGTTCCGGTGGTCTACCCCGAGGGCGGCGCCGCTGTCGGCTACGAGATCCCGGTGACCGACGATCTCATCGCCCGGTTGCGCGCGATGCACGGCATTCACGAGGCCGTCGCCTACGAAATGACTGGTCTTCCGCCCGGCGGGCTGACCCCCGCGATTCTCGAACAAGCCATGCGCGCAGACCGCTCCTGGCCCCTCAGGAAAGTCGCATGA
- a CDS encoding helix-turn-helix domain-containing protein, whose translation MPDPIDIDVGARIRVRRKELGYSQAYLADHLGLTFQQVQKYERGSNRVSASMLVRIAERLGCTVGYLVGEEAGSGGNLENGLLGRFAKPGVTELVEAFDSIESPQVRGALLRLARSMAEGDDDFEVTAA comes from the coding sequence ATGCCTGATCCTATCGACATCGATGTCGGCGCTCGTATCCGTGTGCGCCGCAAGGAGCTCGGCTACAGCCAAGCCTATCTCGCCGATCACCTGGGCCTGACGTTCCAGCAGGTTCAGAAGTACGAGCGCGGCTCGAACCGCGTGTCGGCTTCGATGCTGGTTCGGATCGCCGAGCGTCTGGGTTGCACCGTCGGCTATCTGGTCGGCGAAGAAGCCGGCTCGGGCGGGAATCTTGAGAACGGCCTCCTCGGCCGCTTCGCCAAACCCGGCGTGACCGAGCTGGTGGAAGCGTTCGACTCCATCGAAAGCCCGCAGGTGCGCGGCGCCCTGCTTCGCCTGGCCCGCAGCATGGCCGAGGGCGACGACGACTTCGAAGTCACCGCCGCCTGA